From a single Nicotiana tabacum cultivar K326 chromosome 8, ASM71507v2, whole genome shotgun sequence genomic region:
- the LOC107769513 gene encoding photosystem I reaction center subunit XI, chloroplastic, protein MATAASPMASQLKSSFASSLTRGSGLVTPKGISGVPFKIFPSTRKSCFTIKAVQTDKPTYQVIQPLNGDPFIGSLETPVTSSPLIAWYLSNLPAYRTAVNPLLRGVEVGLAHGFLLVGPFVKTGPLRNTEYAGGAGSLAAAGLVVILSICLTIYGISSFKEGEASTAPALTLTGRKKVPDQLQTAEGWSKFTGGFFFGGISGVTWAYFLLYVLDLPYYVK, encoded by the exons ATGGCAACTGCTGCTTCCCCCATGGCAAGCCAACTCAAGAGCAGCTTTGCTTCTTCTTTAACAAGAGGCAGTGGACTTGTTACTCCCAAAGGcatttctggtgttccttttaaaATCTTTCCTTCCACAAGAAAGTCTTGCTTTACTATCAAAGCTGTCCAAACAGACAAA CCCACTTACCAAGTGATTCAGCCCTTGAATGGTGACCCTTTCATTGGAAGTCTTGAAACTCCAGTGACCTCAAGCCCATTGATTGCTTGGTACCTATCCAACTTACCAGCCTACCGGACCGCCGTGAACCCACTTCTCCGAGGAGTAGAAGTGGGCCTGGCCCATGGATTCCTGCTTGTTGGCCCATTTGTAAAGACTGGTCCATTAAGAAACACTGAATATGCAG GGGGAGCTGGTTCATTGGCAGCAGCAGGACTTGTAGTGATCCTTAGCATATGTTTGACCATTTATGGAATATCATCATTCAAAGAAGGAGAAGCATCAACAGCACCAGCATTGACATTGACTGGGAGGAAAAAAGTGCCAGACCAATTGCAAACAGCAGAGGGATGGTCAAAGTTCACAGGTGGATTCTTTTTTGGTGGAATTTCTGGTGTCACTTGGGCTTATTTCCTCCTTTATGTCCTTGATCTTCCTTACTATGTCAAGTAG